The DNA region CTATTCAACACCCTCCTACCCTCTGTGAAACCCCAGGTCAGCTGTTGCTGCAGTAGGTCTACTACTAACCCAGTAGTCTCTATTCAACACCCTCCTACCCTCTGTGAAACCCCAAGTAGGCTGTTACTGCAGTAGGTCTACTACTAACCCAGTAGTCTCTCCAACACCCTCCTAGCCTCTGTGAAACCCCCGGTCGGCTGTTGCTGCAGTAGGTCTACTACTAACCCAGTCAGTCTCTCCAACAACCTCTTACCCTCTGTGAAACCCCAGGTCAGCTGTTACTGCAGTAGGTCTACTACTAACCCAGTCATCTCTATTCAACACCCTCCTACCCTCTGTGAAACCCCAGGTCAGCTGTTACTGCAGTAGGTCTACTACTAACCCAGTCATCTCTATTCAACACCCTCCTACCCTCTGTGAAACCCCAGGTCAGCTGTTACTGCAGTAGGTCTACTACtaacccagtcagtctctatTCAACACCCTCCTACCCTCTGAAACCCCCGGTCAGCTGTTACTGCAGTAGGTCTACTACtaacccagtcagtctctatTCAACACCCTCCTACCCTCTGAAACCCCCGGTCAGCTGTTACTGCAGTAGGTCTACTACtaacccagtcagtctctatTCAACACCCTCCTACCCTCTGAAACCCCCGGTCAGCTGTTACTGCAGTAGGTCTACTACtaacccagtcagtctctatTCAACACCCCCCTACCCTCTGTGAAACCCCAGGTAGGCTGTTACTGCAGTAGGTCTACTACTAACCCAGTCAGTCTCTCCAACACCCTCCTACCCTCTGTGAAACCCCAGGTAGGCTGTTGCTGCAGTAGGACTTCTACTAACCCAGTCAGTCTCTCCAACACCCTCCTACCCTCTGTGAAACCCCAGGTCAGCTGTTACTGCAGTAGGACTTCTACTAACCCAGTCAGTCTCCAACAACCTCTCTACCAGAGTCCCTCTGGAATATGGTCATATCCATTAGGACACacattagaaacacattgaacacATTTTGTAGTTGAAATTTAGCATTTTGTATTGGACAAGTCCCTTTTTTTCAGTCAGTTTTCTCCCATTTGAATATGACCCCCCCCCTCTCCGACAGGCTGAGAGACCTGTGGTCCAGGTAAGTCTGTTTCTGCAGAGACGGTAGAGGAAGTGAGATGTCTCACTCTGCTTTTTCCCCCCCAGGTTCATATACAGTTAATGAACTaagtagaccagacccagctgctatcaCATTGTTGTCTATTGGAAAGGCACTTCCTTAAGAAGTCTGGAATTGTGACCATTTTTTGTTTTTAACGGTAAACCCGCCTGAGTAAGAcatcttcatttatccaccatctttgaaCTACAGAGTGTATGGGTTTAATCGGTCTGGATTGTAGAAAATGTCCGTTTTGTCTCGTATATATACAGAGTGCTTGGTATGATCAACACAGAGCTGCTCCATAGAAACATCTGTCACGCTCAGTACTTCTAGAGAGAGTCTGTTTTCTGCAGAGACGGTAGAGGAAGTGAGATGTCTCACTCTGGAGAAAGTGGGGCCCCTTCAGCTTTTATGTATTCATTCTGTGTGCCTTCAGTAGAAATACATGTCCTGAGCCTCCATGTACTCGAGTCTTGTACAAACTGTCTCCTGTGAGGTGAGCGGACAATCTGGACAGTATCTAGGGATTGTCCaagatgataagagagagagagagagagacgagtatCACCGCTTCCCAGGGTCACCGACGGAGACCGATATACAGCGACACTGTTTGACTCTCTGGATCTTGCGGTGCCGGAAGGGCGGCTGGAGGTCGGGACAGTCCAGCTCTACGGTCAGCGTGGTGAAACGCTGCGGCCGGCAGAAAGCACAGGACCGGAAAGACTCCTGCTCAGTCTTAACGTGTCGTGGGATATAGAAGGAGTTACACTGTCCGTAGCAGAACCTGTTGATGACGGTACGACTCAGACAGCCCTCCTCGCTCACCGTCTGACGCAGCGGCTGGGTCTTGCACCAGTCACTCttcaggtacttcctctctgtgACGACCAGCGCTTCCTGGCTGGAGGCAAGTATTTCCTGTTTACGGGTGCGTTTGTCAGAGGTGTTGCCGTTCCCTTTGAAAGGGTTGGGGATGGAGCCTTGGAGGCGGGTCTTGCGGGTGTCGCCGCCCACCAGGCACAGGACGCCTGCAAGCAGGATTGACAGAACAAACTgtctgtacatcctgacagagagaggagaggagaggttagaacaaactacctggacatcctgacagaggagaggagaggttagaacaaactacctgtacatcctgacagagagaggagaggagaggttagaacaaactacctgtacatcctgacagagagaggagaggagaggttagaacaaactacctgtacatcctgacagagagatgagaggagaggttagaacacactacctggacatcctgacagagagaggagaggttagaacaaactacctggacatcctgacagagagaggagaggagaggttagaacaaactacctgtacatcctgacagagagaggagaggttagaacaaactacctgtacatcctgagaggagaggttagaacaaactacctgtacatcctgacagagaggagaggagagattagaacaaactacct from Oncorhynchus gorbuscha isolate QuinsamMale2020 ecotype Even-year unplaced genomic scaffold, OgorEven_v1.0 Un_scaffold_1202, whole genome shotgun sequence includes:
- the LOC124021752 gene encoding gremlin-2-like produces the protein MYRQFVLSILLAGVLCLVGGDTRKTRLQGSIPNPFKGNGNTSDKRTRKQEILASSQEALVVTERKYLKSDWCKTQPLRQTVSEEGCLSRTVINRFCYGQCNSFYIPRHVKTEQESFRSCAFCRPQRFTTLTVELDCPDLQPPFRHRKIQRVKQCRCISVSVGDPGKR